In Streptomyces sp. NBC_00683, the DNA window GACCCGGTCAGTCCAGGGGTACCGAGGAACGCAGCGGGTCTCGCAGATCCGTCCCCTGGGACAGCCAGCGCTCCTGCAGTTCCTGCGCCCCCCTGACCCTCTTCCAGGCCGCCTCGTTGCGGGTCATCGGCAGCAGCGGCAGGAAGCGCACCGGGTCCATCGGTTCGTCCAGCTCCAGGTCCTCGACCAGGCCGCCCGGCTCGGCGACGAGCACCGCGTCGAACGGTGCCCCGGACCACAGCGGTTGGCCGAGGTCCAGCGACGCGCCCGGGGTCACGATCAATCCCTCGACCTGCGGGGAGGCGGCCAGCACCGCGAGCGGCCGCAGCACCTGGTCGGTGTCGGCGAGGCCGGCCCGTACCGACAGGACCAGTTCCGCGCGCGGGCCCTTCACCGGGTCGGCGAGGGGCGAGGTGGGATCGGCCATCGGCTGTGCGGACATGCCGAGCGTGGCGTAGCGCACCACGTCGCCGTCGATGAAGCGGAGCACCTCGATACGGTCCGTGCCGAGGAACGTCACATCGGCGCGTGCGTCCGGTTCGCCCAGGGCCGTACGGAGCCGGGCCTCGACCAGAGCAAGAATTTCTCCCATGCCGCGAGCATAGAACGCGTTTCGAACGGGCAAAGGTACGGATTGGCCCCGGGGTGGCTGATAGCCTGGGCCGTCGGCCGGGACAGCACGCAGAAGCGTTGCTCTCAGTCCCGGCACACGTGATCCCCCACGGGGGACCGGCCGGAGGAGGTGGGGCTGCGGTGGATCCAAGTCGACCGTGCAGTACCAACCGTTCTTCCGCACGACGCCTACCTTCTGTGATCTGACGCCCTCCCAGGACGTCCTCGCGGCAGTTCGCGCAACGGAAGAGCCCCTCGTTTTTGCCTGTCTGTAGCGAACGCCGTCATCGCGCCTGCGCGGTGCCGCCCGCTTTGCGGACGTGAGCGCACGTCCCCATTCCGGGCTGTTCCACGCCCCCGCCGACGGCCCTCCGTGAAGGAGCCAGCCTTGTCGATGATCCGCGACCTGCGCGCCGCCGTGCGCCCGTCCCTGCGCAAGAGCAACACCCCGTACAACAGCTACGACACCACCCGCGACCCGACCGTCTCCAGCGCTGTCGTCGACTGCGCGGTCTACCGGGGCGGGCGCCGGCTCGCGGCCGACGCCTGCCAGACCCCGCACGAGGCGATGCTGCGCGTGCGTGAGGACGGCGGATTCGCCTGGATCGGCCTGCACGAGCCGACCGAGGAGGAATTCGCCGGTATCGCACGGGAGTTCGGCCTCCACCCGCTCGCCGTCGAGGACGCCGTCCATGCCCACCAGCGGCCCAAGCTGGAGCGGTACGACGACACGCTGTTCACCGTCTTCAAGACCATCCACTACGTCGAGCACGCCGAGCTGACCGCGACCAGCGAGGTCGTCGAGACCGGCGAGGTGATGTGCTTCACCGGGCGGGACTTCGTCATCACCGTCCGGCACGGCGGACAGGGCTCGCTTCGCGCCCTGCGCCACCGGCTCCAGGACGACCCGGAGCTGCTCGCCAAGGGCCCTTCCGCCGTGCTCCACTCCATCGCGGACCATGTGGTCGACGGGTACATCGCGGTGGCCGCTTCGGTGCAGGACGACATCGACGAGGTCGAGATCGATGTGTTCTCCACCCCGGCGAAGGGCGGGCCCCGCGGTTCGGACGCGGGCCGGATCTACCAGCTGAAGCGCGAGGTACTGGAGTTCAAGCGCGCCGTGTCGCCGCTGCTGCGGCCCATGCAGCTGCTGAGCGAGCGCCCGATGCGGCTGATCGATCCCGACATCCAGAAGTACTTCCGCGATGTCGCCGACCACCTCGCCCGCGTGCACGAGGAGGTCATCGGCTTCGACGAACTGCTCAACTCGATCCTTCAGGCCAATCTGGCGCAGGCGACGGTGACGCAGAACGAGGACATGCGCAAGATCACGTCCTGGGCCGCCATCATCGCCGTACCGACGATGATCTGCGGCGTGTACGGCATGAACTTCGATCACATGCCGGAGCTGAGGTGGACGTACGGCTATCCGGTGGTGATGGGCGTCATCGGAATCGTCTGCTTCACCATCCACCGCAGCCTCAAGCGCAACGGCTGGCTCTAATAGAGTTCGGGCATGACTGCTGCTGACGTGTTGCTGGGCCGGGCTCTCGTCGAAGAGGCCACCAAGAAGTCCGGCCTGATCTGGGTGCGGGGCACCGGCCCCGCCCGGGCCCTGTGGCACGTCTGGCACGAGGCCGCGGCCGTGCTCGTCGGCGACGGCCCCGGGGAGCAGCCGCTCCCCGAGGGCCTGGTGGACGGCGGCGCCGCCGAAGTGACCGTGCGCAGCAAGGACAAGGGCGGCAGGCTCGTCGCCTGGACCGCCGCGGTCGCCGTGCTGGAACCGCACTCCGAGGAGTGGGAGGCCGCGGTCGCCGAGCTCAAGGGCAAGCGGCTGAACGCACCGGACGCCGAACAGATGACTGACCGGTGGGCGCGTGAGTGCCGGGTGGTACGGCTGACACCGGGCGCCTCCCGTACGGAACTGCCGGACGGCTCCCTGGCCGCGGCCCCGCTGCCCACGGCGGCGACCACGCGGCAGCCCGCGCCCGCCGCGCTTCCCCGGCTGCTGCTCAAGCGCCGCAGGAAGAGCTGACGGACCGGCAGCCGTCGGGCCGGGAGGAGCCGGCGGACGGGTCCGCGCTCAGCCGGAGGACTTGGGGAGCTCGCCGCCGTAGTCGACGGTGGCGCTCTCCGGCGGCGCCTCCAGTGTGAAGGCCTTGCCCCAGTCGGCGAGGGTGACGATGCCGCCGCCCCCGCCACGCGCCACGCGCAGCGGATACGGGGTGCCCTCCAGGGAGACGTCGAGCGCGCCACCCTCACCTTTTCCGCCCATGATCTGCACGGTCCGCACCCCGCCGATCGTGTCGCGGTCGCCCTTGTTGATCTTTCCGTGCAGTGCGAGGACCCCGTCGAGCAGGATCTTCTTCTCCGTGAAGCCGCGCAGCTGCTTGTACGTCGGGTCGTCCTGAGGGACCTTCACGTACTTGCCCTGCAGCTTGTCGGCGGCGGCCTGGTCGTCCTCGTTGTCGCCGTCGCCCGACTCCTCGTGGTTCCAGAAGCCCGCGTCGGCCTTGAGGAAGAGCTCGTCGCCGATCCGCAGCAACGCGAACGTGCTCTGCTTCGAGGTGACCGATCCGGTGCCGCCATCGGCGCTGAGCTGCATGTTCAGGGTGTACGTGCCCCCCTTGCTGACCAGTTTTCCGGCGAGCCGCACCGCGTCCGCGGCGTCCGCCGCCGCCCGTGCCTTCTGATCGATCCGGGCCGCGGTCAGCTTGCCGACGCCGTTGGTCCCCTTGTCCGGGTCCTCTCCGGCGCAGGCCGTGAGCGCGGCCGTCAGGCCCGCACAGAGCACCACGGCGAGAGCGGTCCGGCGATGGGCCCGGACGGCCGGGGCGGAAGAGGTCACGGGCGCACTGCCTCTCGTCTGTGTGTCGGGGGGTGGCAGACGGCAGCGTACCTGTGCCGCGTACGCCCTTCGGCAGTGCGCCGTACGGACGGGTCCACCGGGGCACACCGTCGCGGTACGGGCTAGCCTGATCACGCAAAGGAGGGCGTGAGGGACTTCAGGGAGGCGCACAGGATGGCAGCAGGCGCTCCCCGTGTCTTCGTCTCGCACCTCTCCGGTGTGCCGGTCTTCGACCCCAACGGCGACCAGGTCGGCCGGGTCCGCGACCTGGTGGCCATGCTGCGCGTCGGCGGCAAACCGCCGCGGCTGCTCGGGATGGTCGTCGAAGTGGTGAGCCGGCGGCGGATCTTCCTGCCGATGATCCGGGTGACGGGCGTCGAGTCGGGTCAGGTCATCACCACCGGAGTGGTCAACATGCGGCGCTTCGAGCAGCGCCCGACCGAGCGACTCGTTCTCGGCGAGATCCTTGACCGGCGGGTGCACCTGGTCGAGACCGACGAGGAGGTCACCGTCCTCGATGTCGCGATCCAGCAGCTGCCGGCCCGCCGCGACTGGGAGATCGACAAGTTCTTCGTACGCAAGGGGCGCGGCGGCGCGCTGCGCCGCAAGGGCGAGACGCTGACCGTGGAGTGGTCGGCGATCAGCGGCTTCTCGCTGGACGAGCACGGCCAGGGTGCCGAGAGCCTGGTCGCCACCTTCGAACGGCTGCGTCCGACGGATGTCGCCAACGCCCTGCACCACCTGTCGCCCAAGCGCCGGGCCGAGGTCGCCGCCGCCCTGGACGACGACCGGCTCGCGGACGTCCTGGAGGAACTCCCCGAGGACGACCAGGTGGAGATCCTCGGCAAGCTCAAGGAGGACCGCGCGGCGGACGTCCTCGAGGCGATGGACCCGGACGATGCGGCCGACCTGCTCTCGGAGCTGCCGGAGGCGGACAAGGAACGACTGCTGGCGCTGATGCGGCCGGACGACGCCGCCGACGTACGGCGACTGATGTCCTACGAGGAGCGGACCGCGGGCGGTCTGATGACGACCGAGCCGATCATCCTGCGGCCCGACGCGACGGTCGCGGACGCGCTGGCCAGGGTCCGGCAGCAGGACCTCTCCCCGGCGCTGGCCGCGCAGGTGTACGTCTGCAGGGCACCGGACGAGACCCCGACGGGCAAGTACCTGGGCACGGTGCACTTCCAGCGGCTGCTGCGCGATCCGCCGTTCACGCTGGTCAGCTCGCTCGTCGACAGCGATCTCGTACCCCTGACGCCGGACACCCCGCTGTCGGCCGTGACCAGCTTTCTGGCCGCGTACAACATGGTCTCCGTTCCCGTGGTGGACGAGACCGGGTCGCTGCTGGGCGCGGTGACGGTCGACGACGTGCTCGACCACCTGCTGCCCGAGGACTGGCGCGAGACCGACTTCCAGGGCGAGGAGGGGATCGCCGATGACCGGTGAGGACCGCCCCAGGGCCGCGTCTACCGGCGCGTCGGGCATCGTGCGGCCCCCGCGGCCCCGGCTCGACCAGCCGAAGGCCCAGCGGCGCAGGCTGCTGCCGGAGTACGACCCCGAGGCGTTCGGCCGCTTCTCCGAGCGCATCGCCCGTTTCCTGGGCACGGGACGGTTCATCGTCTGGATGACGCTGATCATCATCCTGTGGGTGGTGTGGAACATCTTCGCGCCGGAGAAGTTCCGGTTCGATCAGTACCCGTTCATCTTCCTGACCCTGATGCTGTCCCTCCAGGCCTCGTACGCGGCCCCGCTGATCCTCCTCGCACAGAACCGCCAGGACGACCGCGACCGGGTGACCCACGAGCAGGACCGCAAGCAGAACGAGCGGTCGATCGCGGACACCGAGTACCTCACCCGCGAGATCGCGGCGCTCCGGATGGGTCTCGGCGAGGTCGCCACCCGGGACTGGATCCGCTCGGAGCTGGAAGCCATGGTGAAGGACATGGAGGAGCGACAGGTCCTCTTCCAGGTCGAGAGTGACGAAGGCGACCGCTGAAGGGCTACCCGCGCGTAGGCACCGGCGCCGTACCATCGTCCTATGGCTACGGAAGACGCGGTGCGTGAAGCACTGGCGACAGTGAACGACCCGGAGATCCACCGACCGATCACCGAGCTGGGCATGGTGAAATCGGTCGAAATCGATCCTGACGGTGTGGTCGCTGTCACCGTGTACCTCACGGTTTCCGGCTGCCCGATGCGAGAGACGATCACCAAGAACGTGACCGACGCGGTGGCCCGTGTCGAGGGCGTGTCGCGGGTCGAGGTCACTCTTGACGTGATGAGCGACGAACAGCGCAAGGAGCTCGCCTCCTCGCTGCGCGGCGGCACGGCGGAGCGTGAGGTGCCGTTCGCCAAGCCCGGGTCCCTGACCCGGGTCTACGCGGTCGCGTCCGGCAAGGGCGGCGTCGGCAAGTCCTCGGTGACCGTGAACCTCGCCGCGGCGATGGCGGCCGACGGACTCAAGGTCGGCGTGGTGGACGCGGACATCTACGGCCACAGCGTGCCCCGGATGCTCGGCGTGGACGGCAAGCCCACCCAGGTCGAGAACATGATCATGCCGCCGTCGGCGCACGGCGTGAAGGTGATCTCCATCGGCATGTTCACCCCGGGCAACGCCCCGGTGGTGTGGCGCGGGCCCATGCTGCACCGCGCGCTGCAGCAGTTCCTCGCCGATGTGTACTGGGGCGACCTGGACGTCCTGCTGCTCGACCTGCCGCCGGGCACCGGTGACATCGCGATCTCCGTGGCACAGCTCGTGCCGAACGCCGAGATCCTCGTCGTCACGACCCCCCAGCAGGCCGCGGCCGAGGTTGCCGAGCGGGCCGGCTCCATCGCCGTGCAGACCCACCAGAAGATCGTCGGCGTCGTCGAGAACATGTCGGGGATGCCGTGCCCGCACTGCGACGAGATCGTCGACGTGTTCGGCTCGGGCGGCGGCCAGCGGGTCGCCGAGGGGCTGACGAAGACGGTGGGCGCCGAGGTACCGGTCCTGGGCACCATCCCGATCGACGTGCGCCTGCGCGAGGGCGGCGACGAGGGCAAGCCCGTCGTGCTGTCCGACCCGGACTCCGCGGCCGGCGCCGCGCTGCGGTCCATCGCGGAGAAGCTGAGCGGCCGTCAGCGCGGCCTGTCCGGCATGTCGCTGGGGCTCACCCCGCGCAACAAGTTCTGAGCGGTCCGACGGGTCAGGGGCGGCACCTCCTCGGAGGTGCCGCCCCTGACCGCTGCCGCCCCGGCACTGTTGTCCCAGGACGGTTCGCTCGCCGCCGCGCGTTCGCTCAGTTGTCGTACGCGGCGATGTCGCCGACCACGGCGAAGCCCAGGCCGTAGGCGCTCATCCCACGCCCGTACGCGCCGATGTGCACCCCGTCGGGCGCCGAACCCGCCAGCACCCAGCCGAACTCGGACTCGCGGTAGTGGAACTCCACCGGAACGCCGTCCACCGGCAGGGAGAGCGTCGACCAGGGCGCCTCACCCAGGTCGTCGGCGAGTTCGAACGCGGTCTCGGTCTGCTGGTTCAGCCATTCGTTGCGCAGGGTGTGGTCCATCTGCGGGGGCCATGTGTAGGCCAGCAGACCGGAGCCCGCCAGCCAGGCCGCCGAGGACACGGTGGTGGCGTCCAGCACACCGGTGCCGTCACCACTGCGCCGTACCGGACTGCTGGCCACCGTCACGACCACCGCGAAGCGAGCCTTCTCGGCGCCCGCGTCGGCCCGCACCACCGGCTCCTCGCCGTGCCCGGTGGAACCGTGCTGCACGGTGCCGTCCGCCGAGGCGGTGACCTGCATCAGCCAGCGCGGGCCGGTGAAGGCCCCGTCCAGCCCGTACCAGGGGAACGGCGCCTTGAGATAGCCGTCGACAGTACGCCGGGTCGCCGGCACCCCCTCTGCGGTGACTGCGCTGGGCGCGTCTTCCGCCCCTACCCGACTCGTCGTCTCCATCTGTCCGGCCGCCTCCTCGATCTTGCACTGATCCGGAGCGGCCCTCCCCCCGTGGGCATGGGCAACCTCGCAACCGGACAGATGGAGAATAGCCATACCGTCCGGACGAGTCGGGATTGACCGGTCTCAGGTGGCGTCTGCGTCGAACGGCGGACGCTCGTCCTTCGCGGGCTGCGCGGGCTTCTTGAGCAGATCGGGCGCGGAACCGGAACCGGCCGACGCGCCGACGGCGGACGCTGCCGCAGCACCGGCGCCGGAGGCGGAGGAGGCACTCTCACGGCCGTTCACCGCGTCGGTGACATCGGCCATCTCCTTGCGCAGGTCGAAGCTCTCGCGGATCTCCTTGAGCCCCAGGTCGTCGTTGCCGTCCATGAGCTGCTTGCGGACGAAGGTCTTGGGGTTGAGATCCTCGAACTCGAAGTCCTTGAACTGCGGGCCGAGCTCCGAGCGGATGTCTTCCTTGGCGCTGTCCGAGAACTCACGGATCTTGCGGATGGTCCGCGTGACGTCCTGGATGACCTTCGGCAGTTTCTCCGGACCGAATACGAGCACGGCAAGAACCACGAGCGTCAGGAGCTCGAGTGCGCCTATGTCATTGAACACCTTGCTGCTCCTCGTGTTCTCTGCGTGTTCTCCGCGGTTCTCCGCCACCAGGTCGTCAGGGGCCCGGACCGGCTCCACGGTACCCGGCGAAGCTGTCCGGGCGGTACCTGCCGGTGGCCGTCAGGTGCCGCTCGCCGAGCCGAGCGTCAAAGTCATGGACAGCTCTTTGCCACCACGGGTCAGCTTGAGGCCGAGCCGGTCGCCCGGCCGGTGGGCACGGATCTTGACGATCAGTTCCTCACCGCTGTGCACGCGCTCGCCCTCCACCTCGGTGATGATGTCGCCCGGCTTGATGCCCGCCTTGTCCGCGGGACCGTCGGCGGTGACCGCGGACCCGCCGTCAGCGCCCTTTCCGCCGACCTTGGCGCCGTCGCCGGTGAACTTCATGTCCAGCGTGACGCCGATCACCGGGTGGGTGGCCTTGCCCGTGTTGATCAGCTCTTCGGCGACGCGCTTGCCCTGGTTGATCGGTATGGCGAAGCCGAGGCCGATGGAGCCGGACTGACCGCCGTCGAGGCCGGAGCCGCTGTCGGCGCCACGGATGGCGCTGTTGATGCCGATGACATGGGCCTCGGAGTCGACGAGCGGGCCGCCGGAGTTGCCGGGGTTGATCGGGGCGTCGGTCTGCAGGGCGTCGACATAGCTGACGTCCGAGCCGTCACCCTTCTCGCCGCCTGCGGTGATGGGCCGCTGCTTGGCGCTGATGATGCCGGACGTGACCGTGTTGGACAGGTCGAAGGGGGCACCGATGGCCACCACCGGATCGCCGACCTGCACGTTGTCGGAGTTGCCGAGGGGCAGGGGCTTGAGGCCCGAGACGCCGGTCACCTTGACGACCGCCAGGTCGTAGCCGCTGTCCTTGCCGACGATCTCGGCCTGCGCGGTCTCTCCCCCGCTGAACGTGACGGTGATGTCCCCGTTGGAACCCGCGGGAGCGACCACGTGGTTGTTGGTGAGGATGTGGCCCTTGTTGTCGAGTACGAAGCCGGTGCCCGTGCCGGACTCGGCGGAACCGCTGACGTGCAGGGTCACCACGCTGGGCAGCGCACTGGACGCGATGCCCGCGACGCTGTCGGGCGCCCTGCCTCCGCTGTCCCGGCCGGCCTGCGGAAGCTCGACCGTGGTCAGACCCCCGTTGCGCTCGGCGTAGGCGCCGATGCCGCCGCCGATCCCGCCGGCGACGAGAGCGAGCAACGCGGCACCGATCAGGGCGGATCCGCGACGGCGCCTGCGGGGCTGCGGGTCGGCGCCGAGGGGCGGGCCGGGGTGGGTGAGCGGCTGCTGGGGCGCGCCCCACGGGTCGTAGCGCAGCCACTGGGACGTCTGCGGCTGGAACTCGTGCTGGGCGGGGTGGGGCTGGGGCTGCTGCGGGGGCGCGCCGTGGTGATGCTGCTGCGGCACCGCGTGGGGCTGGGGCGGCGGTGCGTACGCCTCACCGGGGCCCTGCCCTGCAGGGGCAGGGGCCGGGACGGGTACCGGTGCCGGGGCATGGACGGCCGTCCCCTGCCCGTTCGTCCCCGCGTACGGCGGGGGTACCGGGGTGCCGTGCGCCGGGGTCGGCACCGGGCGCTGCACGGGCGGCGCGGGCGCCCATGGCCCCGGGCCTCCGTAGGGCGGGGTGCTGTACTCGTCGGGAGCGTGCAGCGGCTGTGCACGGGGGGCGGGCGGCTCGGCGACGGCGGGCGGCTCGGCGAGCGGAGGCGCGGGCGGCTCGGCGACCGCGGGGGCGGGCCGGGGTGCTGCTTCGGCCGCCGGCTCCGCTGCCGGTGCCGTCCCGTGGACCGCGGTGTCCTCGGCCGTGTCCGCGACGGGCGTCGAGTCCTCCGGCTCGGCAGGGACAGCACGTCCCGTCGAGGGACGGCTCCACCACTTCGCCTTCGGCCCGCTGGGCTTTCCGTCGTCCATGCTCTCCCCGCAACTGGCCTCTGCACGCCCCCACAGGGGCGTCCCTCCCGGAATTCAACCAGGTTTGCGAATCCGTGCGCAGGGTCCCGGTCAGCGCAGGGGAGAAAGCGGCATCGCGTGGTCACGCAGCTGCGGCGCGGCCGTCGCCGTGGGCGCCGCCGACTTCGGGTCCGCTCCCCCGCCGAGCGTGGCCGAGAACAGCGGGCCGGCATCGGTCGGGCGTATCAGCGGCGGCACGGTCACGTTCAGCACCGGGTACGCGTACGAGTGCCCGCTCAGCATCGTCGTGCTGAGGAGCGACGGCGCGGCGGCGAGCACCGGCCGGGCGGACGAGGACGGCGAGGGCGCGACCGCGGCCGGGCTCTCACCGACCGCGAGGGCACCGCCGCCACTGCGGCTGGCCGCGGCGCTGGCACTGCCGGTCCGTGCGTCGGCGTCGAGCGGCGTCACGCTGCTTCCCGCGCCCTCCGCGCTGAGCGGCACGTCGGGACCCTGGTCCAGGGGGAGGGCGCCGCCGAGCGCAATGGCTGCCAGCGAGACGGCACTTGCCGCGG includes these proteins:
- a CDS encoding Mrp/NBP35 family ATP-binding protein, translating into MATEDAVREALATVNDPEIHRPITELGMVKSVEIDPDGVVAVTVYLTVSGCPMRETITKNVTDAVARVEGVSRVEVTLDVMSDEQRKELASSLRGGTAEREVPFAKPGSLTRVYAVASGKGGVGKSSVTVNLAAAMAADGLKVGVVDADIYGHSVPRMLGVDGKPTQVENMIMPPSAHGVKVISIGMFTPGNAPVVWRGPMLHRALQQFLADVYWGDLDVLLLDLPPGTGDIAISVAQLVPNAEILVVTTPQQAAAEVAERAGSIAVQTHQKIVGVVENMSGMPCPHCDEIVDVFGSGGGQRVAEGLTKTVGAEVPVLGTIPIDVRLREGGDEGKPVVLSDPDSAAGAALRSIAEKLSGRQRGLSGMSLGLTPRNKF
- a CDS encoding magnesium transporter MgtE N-terminal domain-containing protein produces the protein MAAGAPRVFVSHLSGVPVFDPNGDQVGRVRDLVAMLRVGGKPPRLLGMVVEVVSRRRIFLPMIRVTGVESGQVITTGVVNMRRFEQRPTERLVLGEILDRRVHLVETDEEVTVLDVAIQQLPARRDWEIDKFFVRKGRGGALRRKGETLTVEWSAISGFSLDEHGQGAESLVATFERLRPTDVANALHHLSPKRRAEVAAALDDDRLADVLEELPEDDQVEILGKLKEDRAADVLEAMDPDDAADLLSELPEADKERLLALMRPDDAADVRRLMSYEERTAGGLMTTEPIILRPDATVADALARVRQQDLSPALAAQVYVCRAPDETPTGKYLGTVHFQRLLRDPPFTLVSSLVDSDLVPLTPDTPLSAVTSFLAAYNMVSVPVVDETGSLLGAVTVDDVLDHLLPEDWRETDFQGEEGIADDR
- a CDS encoding magnesium and cobalt transport protein CorA, producing the protein MSMIRDLRAAVRPSLRKSNTPYNSYDTTRDPTVSSAVVDCAVYRGGRRLAADACQTPHEAMLRVREDGGFAWIGLHEPTEEEFAGIAREFGLHPLAVEDAVHAHQRPKLERYDDTLFTVFKTIHYVEHAELTATSEVVETGEVMCFTGRDFVITVRHGGQGSLRALRHRLQDDPELLAKGPSAVLHSIADHVVDGYIAVAASVQDDIDEVEIDVFSTPAKGGPRGSDAGRIYQLKREVLEFKRAVSPLLRPMQLLSERPMRLIDPDIQKYFRDVADHLARVHEEVIGFDELLNSILQANLAQATVTQNEDMRKITSWAAIIAVPTMICGVYGMNFDHMPELRWTYGYPVVMGVIGIVCFTIHRSLKRNGWL
- a CDS encoding S1C family serine protease yields the protein MDDGKPSGPKAKWWSRPSTGRAVPAEPEDSTPVADTAEDTAVHGTAPAAEPAAEAAPRPAPAVAEPPAPPLAEPPAVAEPPAPRAQPLHAPDEYSTPPYGGPGPWAPAPPVQRPVPTPAHGTPVPPPYAGTNGQGTAVHAPAPVPVPAPAPAGQGPGEAYAPPPQPHAVPQQHHHGAPPQQPQPHPAQHEFQPQTSQWLRYDPWGAPQQPLTHPGPPLGADPQPRRRRRGSALIGAALLALVAGGIGGGIGAYAERNGGLTTVELPQAGRDSGGRAPDSVAGIASSALPSVVTLHVSGSAESGTGTGFVLDNKGHILTNNHVVAPAGSNGDITVTFSGGETAQAEIVGKDSGYDLAVVKVTGVSGLKPLPLGNSDNVQVGDPVVAIGAPFDLSNTVTSGIISAKQRPITAGGEKGDGSDVSYVDALQTDAPINPGNSGGPLVDSEAHVIGINSAIRGADSGSGLDGGQSGSIGLGFAIPINQGKRVAEELINTGKATHPVIGVTLDMKFTGDGAKVGGKGADGGSAVTADGPADKAGIKPGDIITEVEGERVHSGEELIVKIRAHRPGDRLGLKLTRGGKELSMTLTLGSASGT
- a CDS encoding DUF1003 domain-containing protein, encoding MTGEDRPRAASTGASGIVRPPRPRLDQPKAQRRRLLPEYDPEAFGRFSERIARFLGTGRFIVWMTLIIILWVVWNIFAPEKFRFDQYPFIFLTLMLSLQASYAAPLILLAQNRQDDRDRVTHEQDRKQNERSIADTEYLTREIAALRMGLGEVATRDWIRSELEAMVKDMEERQVLFQVESDEGDR
- a CDS encoding suppressor of fused domain protein, yielding MGEILALVEARLRTALGEPDARADVTFLGTDRIEVLRFIDGDVVRYATLGMSAQPMADPTSPLADPVKGPRAELVLSVRAGLADTDQVLRPLAVLAASPQVEGLIVTPGASLDLGQPLWSGAPFDAVLVAEPGGLVEDLELDEPMDPVRFLPLLPMTRNEAAWKRVRGAQELQERWLSQGTDLRDPLRSSVPLD
- a CDS encoding sec-independent translocase; translation: MFNDIGALELLTLVVLAVLVFGPEKLPKVIQDVTRTIRKIREFSDSAKEDIRSELGPQFKDFEFEDLNPKTFVRKQLMDGNDDLGLKEIRESFDLRKEMADVTDAVNGRESASSASGAGAAAASAVGASAGSGSAPDLLKKPAQPAKDERPPFDADAT